From Parasteatoda tepidariorum isolate YZ-2023 chromosome 1, CAS_Ptep_4.0, whole genome shotgun sequence, one genomic window encodes:
- the LOC107455715 gene encoding protein obstructor-E has product MIRITGGILFLFWTSVVIGAPQADYYGSSEDGGCPEEGVFGWAHETACDQYYKCTNGTFSHEQCPNGLVFDDKNPVHDFCAYYWKVDCGKKTVEPPISSPGCPYQFGIFPSDSCTHYIRCAWGEANVTDCEEGLAYQDESHSCVWPDEVKGCDSEAIVGFRCPDKIVGLSSKFYPFPRYPHPNNCQKLIVCVNEKPRLLNCGYGSAFNLDSYTCDAIENVPDCKAY; this is encoded by the exons gaGCTCCCCAAGCAGATTATTATGGTTCAAGTGAAGACGGAGGATGTCCGGAAGAGGGAGTGTTCGGCTGGGCACACGAAACAGCTTGTGATCAATACTATAAATGTACGAATGGAACATTCAGTCATGAACAATGTCCTAATGGATTAGTATTCGATGATAAAAATCCAGTTCATGATTTTTGTGCGTACTACTGGAAAGTGGACTGCGGAAAAAAGACTGTTG AACCTCCCATTAGCAGCCCTGGCTGTCCTTACCAATTTGGTATCTTTCCTTCCGACAGCTGTACTCATTACATTCGATGTGCTTGGGGTGAAGCAAATGTAACAGACTGCGAAGAGGGTCTTGCCTACCAAGATGAATCTCATTCATGTGTATGGCCCGATGAAGTGAAAGGATGTGATAGCGAAG ctattgtCGGATTCAGATGTCCAGACAAGATTGTTGGTCTTTCATCTAAGTTTTATCCATTCCCAAGATATCCTCATCCCAATAATTGCCAAAAATTGATTGTTTGTGTTAATGAAAAACCACGTCTTCTCAATTGTGGGTACGGATCAGCTTTCAACTTGGATTCCTACACATGCGATGCAATTGAAAACGTTCCTGATTG CAAAGCATACTAA